The Malus sylvestris chromosome 14, drMalSylv7.2, whole genome shotgun sequence genome segment TGCGGGAAGAATGTGAGGTTATCGTTAGCTGGATGTGTATGCTTgaaaagagttacaattgtgcTTGAAAGGGCAACTCACCTCCAGCTGCGTAGGCCTCGCTTATTCTTATGGGGAAGACAGATTTATATACGTAGGGAGGAAGATAGATTGTTGTAGAAAATGGGATGCCGTTGTCACCAGTTAGCCGTTGTAGTTGTTATTTATTTGTGTAATTTTCTGGAGTGACGGATTAagtttcaaatgtttaaattttaGGCGCATATGTTTTTGTCGATGTGGAGATTCATGTTGATTTGCCCAGATAACAAACAAATATCAAGACTCTAGTGTACATTTGTCCGTGGGAACATCTTATGTGATGGAGTATTTCTCTATCCTTCTGTTGGTCATATTTCTTGCATTGAAAATTACACTCCATTTAAACTACTCACATGGATAGATAAAATGTAGTggttttttcaaataaaaaaaaagaaaaaagaaaaatataattcgGATTAATTCTGTTTGACACCAAAAATTAAAACGGTTTGCTTTAGTTTGATTTTGACAAATACCGCCATTATTGATCGGTCGGTTTGGTGGTGCGATTTGATTTAGGCGGTTTAAGCATCCAACACATCAATAACGAACCGTCTAACATCTCGAGTTTTAATTTTCTAAGCATTCACACATTTTAATTCCATCAAAAGATAAAAGTTTTTTTTGGAACATAAAGTTCCATGTAGTCAGGTAGGATAGGACTAAGTTTCAATTGTATCAAATTTCATGCTTGCAAACAATTTATTAGTTACAATCTCACATAAGAATGTAGACAGTGTTTGCTTTGAATGAAGGCTTTGAGTTTGTAGCTGAGGACTTGAGAGTTGGTTTTTGCAGAAGAGCAATTGGCTTTGTGCTGAAAAACAGTTGGGTTGATTGAAGAATCATTCAAGATATAATCATAGAGATTGAATTTGACGAGAGTCCCAAGCTTGAAGGCCCCTAGTTCTATTTAAATGCATTGAAGAAGGAGCAAACTCGATCATATCGTTGAGCTAGAGCAAGGGTGGCCCGGTTATTTGGCCCTAACCTTCAGTTGTATCTTGAGGCGGTTTACATGATTGCAGTAGTTATCTCAATGTGTCGAATGACATGTACGTATGCATTTAAGTAGACGAGATATTCTCGTGCTCTGGTCGTCTGTGTGGTAGAGAGACTCTACCCAAGCCCTCAGACAGGTTGGATGAAATGGTCATCCAGGTCCTGGTTTTGGACTTCGAAGTTGGTTGGGCAAAGTCGTGCGATTTTTGcgtaaataaaaatgaatagcTCCGTAGCAAGTCTTATTAGACGAGATTGATATGTAGAGGTGAATATAAAAAAACGACATTGATCAATTAGAAGAAAGACGAGAGACGAAGTTGGTGAGTTGTCGAAAAGAAATTCGGTTAAAAGAATAGTTGAAaataggaaaataaaaaatatcttttCAAAACGGTGCGTATAACCGTCTCACTAAGACCAACTCCAACCATGACTTATAACCTAAAATTCTCCTTCCCCcccccaaaacccactccaaccCATGACCTAAAATAAatctaaaacctaaaacccaaATGGGGGCTAAATTCCGGTCACATTTTAAGCCACAAAGTAAAATGGGCCCCACATTTCTGCTGAAGAAAAGCAACCCCACGTGGGGGTGTTCCCCCAGCTTTCAATGCAAAAAGTAGCTGTTGGCTACTTTATATCATccaagttcaaattttttttttttttttgagttttttatgtatatatattgaatCAAACGGCTTGGATcgaatataattaaatttaacggtaaaaaaaagatctaacggtccaaatttaattCCAACAGCTAAAatatttaacttaaaattcaaccaaaaactctataaatacctatgtttttgttcaaacatccacacaaaactcaaaatttatcggaatttaaatatttttatgttaaaatgttcataaaattaatttaagataatctacataatttttttttttaatttaatttaaaaaaaattagccttaatttattttttgacaacCTGGAGCTAAAATTTTAAGTTAAAAGGTTGGTGCAGAAAAACTATTTCTGTGGTAAAATCTAAATTTTCTAggataaatatttttagattttagCAGGAGTGGAGATGGTCTAACGGTCTAAGACCGCTTTCTCTCATCTctccaattatcaaatcaccaGAAGcagagcagcagcagcagcaacagccGTAGGTGTGACAATGGAGGGAGGGAAGACGAAGCAGAAATCGCCGGCTCTGACTCTCCAACAGTTCATCTCCACCACCGCCCCTCTTATCGACCTCGAaaaggttctctctctctctctctctctctctctctctctctctccctataACCAATCAATCATGAAGTTTTGTTCCTGCTTTTGTTTCCATGCACTCCAATTGATTGTTGTTATGCCGCAAAGAAATGGACTTCTATGGAGCTAACCTAATTTGGAAATCAGGAAGCTGAGATATCTGCCTCCATCATAACTGGGTCGTCCAGAAACTTGGACACTGCTCAGAAGAAGGGCTCCACCATTCTCAATTTGAAATGTGTTGACGCTCAGGTACCAAGTGTTGCATTTGCTTTCCACTTTTCTATGGATTCCCGTTTATTGCTTTCGAGCTTTATTCGATTGCTTGGAAAATCGGAGGCGACccgaaaagagagagagaaagaaatgcttaggttcagtttgttttgaCAGAAGAATTTTTTAGGATAATGCTTTGTAGAATATGTTTTGCTTGATTTTCTTCCACTTTTGGCTTCAATGCAACATAAGGGTTGTAAAAGGTTTTGCTTTAACTGCCAGAGAATTTGAAGCTGTCTTGTCTAAACAAACAGAcctttagttttcttttaataGAAATGTTTGCTTAAAGATACTACATGAGAACTTCTCTAGTGATCATGTGAGTTGCAGCATTTGTCAAAACATATTAGAAAAACGTACACGGATGACATTTTCAGTAACAATAGGAATTCTTCCGGTGAAACTTTTTTTCTACGAAGGAATGCAGTCTGTTGAAGCCAACAGTTTTTGTATTTGGCATGTGTAGCATTGAACAATAAAAATGTTCTAATAACTCTTTATATCTTTGGTTTTGAGAATAGACTGGACTCATGGGGAAGAGTCTTCTTGAGTTTCAATCCACCAAAGCAGATGTTCTTCCTCCCCACAAGGTGAGCAATCCATATTCCCGCTTCTACACGCTCAGTGAGTTTTATTGCCATGTTTTCTCTACTTACTGTGTTGTAAAATTACTTCAAGGCTAGATGTGGTTATTTTAACGAACATATTGAAGGATATCCCAGCTACAAATTATACCATACTATCCACAGTTTGTCCaattattttctcttcttttaatTTGCAGTTTAGCACCCATGATGTGGTTGTTCTAAAACCAAATAAGGCTGATCTGGGGGCCTCTGCTCTTGGACAAGGTGTAGTTTATCGGTTAAAGGTAATTCTGTGCAGGGATGCTTGCATTTTTGGTCACCATATTTTTAGTTGTTGAGGATCATGCTCTTGAGCTTACTTGTGATGGTGGTTTGCTGGCGCTTTTTAAACAGGACTCATCAATCATTGTTGCTTTTGATGATGTTCCTGAAGATGGTTTAAATAGTCCTCTACGGTTAGAGAAACTGGGAAATGAGGTATGAAATTCACATTCTTAAGTCTTCGATTTATTTCCTCAAATTTCCTCAATTGTGACATTGCTTTAGAGGCTACAGTTTAGTTAGTATGGTGATATGATTCTTAAAGCTTTCCTACCTGAAATCATATTGATCATTGACATGGAATGTTATTTAAAATTTGGTTTCTACCATTAATATTGCTCTCAATGAGGAAACAATCAAAGTTTTTAGTAGTCGATTGTCTATGTAGGCATTACTGATCTTTAATTTCTCATTCCCTGCCAGATTATTAGTCATTGGAAAAAATGCTGAAAATATTACCTGCTCGTTTCAGGTGACATATCGTAGGATGAAGGATGCCTTGATACAATTGAGCAAAGGTGTGCAGAAGGGCCCCGCATCTGATTTAATTCCTGTCTTATTTGGAGAGAGGACACCAACAGTGTCCAAGAAGGATGTCACATTTACCCCATTTAACAAAAACCTTGATCATTCTCAGGTCCTTAAGCCTAATATTTTGAACATTTTCTATGTTTTTTCCCCTTTCTTCTGAATCATAACGGTCCTCCACTCAAAATGTGTCATTTTGAGTTAATATCACACATTCTATTAATGGTGTTCTTCTGAATCAGCGGCTTCAGTGAATGACACACACAAACATGCATTCAACAAACACAAACATAGACTATTTAAATGCATGCATATTTTTATCACTGTATACGTGTGTGCGCACTGCACATAATGTCATCACGTACAGGATCACATAATTGCTCCATTGGGTTCCTAAGGATATCATAGCCTCTtctattttatatcaatttctTGTGTATTATTAACAATTAGGGTTTGAATTACATAATGAATAAAACTGCTATTATTTGTTCAAATAATTCCACCTTTAGATCTCCTTTGTGAGATTAAGCAAATATTAGCTGATAAGTTATTTCTTCCTTGAGTACTTCTGAATATTAGTTGACCAATATAGGACCATGCctattgttgttgttttgtGTATCTGTGCCTCTTTATTTTGATGAGCATCTTAATCCAAGTTCGCTTTTCATGCATACAGTATTTCAAGGTTTATCCCTGTTTCATTTCTCAGTATCTAAAGCACCTTCtgcatttctttttgtattttaatttttctcttttctttgctCCATAGAGAGATGCCATTTCAAAGGCCCTGTCATCAAAGAATGTATTTTTGCTGCATGGACCTCCTGGCACGGGAAAGACTACAACTGTGGTGGAAATTATCTTGCAAGAAGTTAAACGTGGATCAAAGATTCTTGCATGTGCTGCTTCAAATATTGCCGTTGACAACATTGTTGAGCGACTTGCACGCCACAAGTATTTCACTGCCTTTATATTTGAggatttcagtttttaattgaaaatttagTTCTAACTATAGCAAAAAGAAATATCAAGGTCCTGAATTTAAGCTTTCTGTAATCCTTTTGCTGGTCTCCCTCTCCCTTCTTCttatatatgtttatttttctttcactaGTTCTGCTGTCAACCTATTGCTAAGGTTGCAGACCATACACCAAAACTTCAAATCTTATGAGTACATAAAGAACTGATTTTGATGTTGATATATGCATTTCATGTCACCCATTCGTAGTATGTCCTGCTGTGATTCCAAATATTAACCCCATCTTTTATTCAAATTTTAaccgaaaaaacaaaaaattcgaATATAAGCTTTCTGTAATACTTCCGCTGGTCTCCCTCTCCTTTCTTcttatatttgtttatttttctttcactaGTTCTGCTGTCATTCTATTTCTAAGGTTGCAGACCATATAGCAAAAGTTCAAATCTTATGAGTACATAAAGAACTGATTTTGACTTTTATATATGCATTTCATATCACCTGTTCGTAGTATGTCCTACTGTGATTCCAAAGTTTTAAGTTTTGACCCCATATTTTATCCCAATTTTAACTGAATATACAAAAAATTCGAAGACTTTAGAGATCTACACATAGACCTCAGTGGAGATGCTTCCTTGTTGGGTTCAGTGGTTGAGTTTGATGGAGTTGAGTGAATTGGGTGCAGTTGTTGGGCAATGTTTTTGGTCACTTAGTTTTTATACTGTTTTTTTAAAAGAGATGGGTCAAGATGTAAAAATGGGTGTACTTGTTTGTATAAAAGTTGGGTACCAATAGAGGCACCCTTATTTGAATTCCATATGTCAATTAGGAAAATCTTTCTTCGGTAGACATTTTCAGTTAGCTATTCAGGACTAGCTTGTTGACCAATGACTTAGTTGATTTATGACCCACATTTTTAGCTCATATTGTTACCATATTAGTAATTAACTAAACAcaataattttatatttcaaCTGATAATAATCATCACCAGGTCTGTTGCACCCCATTGTGCTGAGATCATCGGTTTAACATATGAAATCTGTTGTTAATTTAAGTTGGTCGTTGTTATATCTACTGATTTTTGTTTCATCAAGTAGATAGTAGTTAGTGGGTTTGAGGCATCCTGCATGCTTATTACCTCATTACTTATTGCTGTTACTTTATTCAGAGTAAAGTTAGTGAGATTGGGGCATCCTGCACGTTTACTACCTCAAGTACTGGACAGTGCACTGGATGCACAGGTATGCGAATTCTTCAAATTCGTAAAacgaaaagaaaattaattctttctcttttttaatGGAAGATTTGACTTCTTATATAAATATTGAGTACTTATTCTGATTAGCAATATTATATGATATCTGTGCATTCTGCAACACTAATCTTCTTTCTCCTATTCTTCGTTTGAGCAAGCCATGGATACTTGTCTTTCTTTGCATCTTCTGTTAATATGTATAAATGTGTACACACACATATAGATGTAAAATATAACCCTTCTGCCATCCTCAGTTGCAAGTACTTTCATTTCTGCTTCTATTATTACAGATAGTGGTAGCATGGATGTGTATTTCTAAGTagatgctttaatttttttatattatggtGCATATAGGGCAAAACTTTTAAATACGATTCCTTtttataagaaaagaaaagatcaCATGTGGGGATTAGGATTACCCAACAATGTGGTTTAAAGATCCAAGACATCAAATTATTAATCACTCCTTAAAAGATCAACCTTGGAAAATAAACCAAATCAGAAACCATTAGTTCgtctaaattaaataaaataagaagaTAAATTCAGTGTTACAACAAACTATAGAAATGTCAtgataatttataaaaaaagaaCATACTCTTTAGACACTCCCTTTATCATATAATTACTTGCCTATATTTGTTTGAAATGTTGTCCTTACCATATACCATTGTTCTTTCTGCCAGGTCTTGCGAGGGGATAACAGTTCACTggcaaatgacattcggaaggAAATGAAGGTAGTTATGCAGAGTAAAATTGAACCTTGAACTTGATATCTATGCATATATGCACTTTCAAATAAAAGTTGCAATTCATTTTTTGTTGATAGAGATGTTTTACTAAACTAACTTGTTAGTATTCATTTATTCAGCAGTACTATTTCGTTTGGTTCCATTGGAAGGGATCAAAACTCTAATCTATCCTAATCACATCCATTCCCACCCCCTCCTTCAACACTCAGATTTATTTAGTAGGACTTAATTATAGAGGTTAATATGGTGAAGACTGAAGTCTCACTGACCATTGCATGGCTTAATCATAGGAACTTGCATTGCATTTTTCCAGGCATTAAATGGGAAGCTGTTAAGGACCAAAGATAAGAACACTAGGAGGGAAATCCAGAAGGAGCTTAGGACTCTTTCTAGGGAAGAGCGTAAAAGGCAGCAGCTGGCTGTAACAGATGTAATAAAAAATGCAGATGTGATTTTGGCAACTTTGACTGGGGCATCTTCTCGCAAGCTTGACAATACTTCATTTGATTTGGTGATTATTGATGAAGCTGCTCAGGCACTTGAGATAGCATGCTGGATGGCTTTACTAAAGGTAATGCTCTAATACAAAGGTATATACTTAAACATGTGCACAGGAATTTGCATATGTATTTCCATAAATGCACATATGCATTCACATAGTCATGCATGCTGGTTGGTGACTTCAAAGAAAGTTATGGGTGTTCTTTCAGAAATTTGGTTACTTGAGGAAACTAAAATTCAAGGaagaaaaagtaaaatattGAAGTTACAGCTGCACTCCATGGAAAAGTGCGCTGTTTATTGTATGGTTGCAAGCAAAGAAAAGgtctttattaattttaaattaatcaaAAGCCAAAGCCAAAAAGTTACATTGTAAGCAATTTGTTATACATGTACAGCTTGTTCCAATATTCACTTTTAAGTATCTGAGTTCATTGTTTTAGGGTTCAAGATGTATACTTGCAGGCGACCATCTTCAGCTTCCTCCTACCATTCAGAGTGCTGAAGCTGAGAAGAAGGGTCTAGGAAGGACCCTCTTTGAACGCCTTGCAGACATATATGGAAATGAAGTCATGTCTATGCTCACCGTCCAGTACCGCATGCACGAGCGGATCATGGATTGGTCATCAAAGGAGCTTTACAACAGTAAGgtgctcagagcatgccaggaTGCTGGCTTACCAAGTAGAACTATACAATCGACTGTTAGAATTTTTATTATgttaaatgaaaattaaattaaagtcATTACATTTGATTGTGTTAAATTATTTTGTGGTTTAATCTCATTACAGATTAAGGCCCATTCAAGTGTTGCTGGGCATATGCTTTTGGACCTGGAGGATGTAAAGACGACCTCTTCTACAGAACCGACCCTTCTTCTAATAGACACAGCTGGGTATGCTGTGTATACTTGCCATATACCCAACATTCAGCGTGTTTGTTTTGAGAATACTTTTGTCTTTTTTGGAGGAGGTTTAGAATCATATGAAGTAAATCACCAATATCCTCTTGAAATCTGGTTTAGAATGCCATTGTGCACTTGAGTGGAATGTTAAACAGTAGGAATACCAGCAGGCTGGTATCAGATAACTGTCAAGTAAAACCTAGGGGTACCAGTtcgtgtttttggtgttttgttCCTAATACTGAAATGACACTGCGCACACACACCCATAGACACAAACATGCGGACAAGATATCGTGTTATTTAGGCCTGAGGTAAACATAGACTATTTTTCAAATGTATTACACGATACAACATCAGTGATATGCTTTATGTTGAGATGattattttaccatttatttggTTATTTCATGCCAATTTCATGTGAAAATGCTTGATACGAACGCTTAATGGAATAATTGCCTATTCAAAATTAATGCCAATTCTACATTGTGTTGTGAGTTGTGACATTTTATCATGTCGTTTGGAAAACCATCATTCATAGTAGAGCACGGTAACACCACATGAAGTgccattatttttcttttttcttaggTTAGTGTAGGATTGCAACTAGTAGAGACATTTTGAAGGTTGTGAGAAATGAGTAGATATTATACCACATTGTCTTAACAGCCTTCCTAGTTCTTTTAATGAAAGAAACGCCTTTTTGTATAATTGTTGTGCCTGTTTGTGCTGATCGGTGTCAGGTGTGACATGGAAGAAAAGAAGGATGAAGAAGAAAGCACTTTGAATGAGGGGGAAGCCGATGTTGCTATTGCCCATGCCAAGAGGCTTGTTCAAAGTGGTGTTCAGGCTTCTGATATTGGAATTATCACTCCTTATGCTGCACAGGTACTtaagtttctttctttttcctgtgTTCTTGTAAGCAATTGCTTCTTTTGTGGGCTTTATTTCTCTAAATAAGGTGAAGGATTACAATAGCTTCTAGATAAAAATCAAGCATTCCATGAAAATACTCGTAGCAATGGCATCGATTTTTGTTTGTTCTCTTATATCAGACCTAGTATTGCAGGTTGTCTTACTCAGGATGTTGAGAAGCAATGACGACAAGCTAAAGGATTTGGAAATCTCAACAGTTGACGGCTTCCAGGGCCGGGAAAAGGAAGCCATCATTATTTCAATGGTTCGGTCAAATTCAAAAAAAGAGGTATTCGTGTATCCCTGGTACCATTcttaatgcatttttttttcaaatttcgaCGGTGGACATCTCAATTACCAAATATTCTATGATACAAGAAATTAAATTTTGAGCATTTTCAAAAAATTCAGGTAGGGTTTCTGAAGGACCACAGGCGAATGAACGTGGCTGTAACACGTGCAAGAAGGCAATGCTGTCTTGTATGCGACACAGACACGGTGACTAGTGATGCATTCCTGAAGCGATTGATAGAGTATTTTGAGGAGCATGGTGAGTATCTAAGTGCCTCAGAGTATAGCAATGAATGACCAAAATCGCAAAATCGGCTTCTCTGCCCCCACAAGCATCTACGAACTGGCTGTGTTTGGTGATCGATGCCATACCTCGGGGATATAGTTCCCCTAAGATCGTGCACTGCTTTTGAAGCAGAGGAAAACTTACAAGTTATACCTATTAAACACAATTTATAATTCTTAATGGTATTGATACCaattcaaattttgtttaatGCACTTTTCCTTCTCCAATTATCTAATGTTATGTTATGCGATATGTTGGAAATTTGTTTGATGAACTCTGTAAGCATAACGATACTTGATTCATACCAAAGGAAACGGCACCTCCGGTGCAGTCTCTGCAACTACTAGGGCAATGGACTAATCTTCTCAATTCATGATCAGAGATGTGACTGAAGAGTTAAGGATGGAGAGGATTATCAGATTGACAATCTAACGACATAACATGCTAATTATGTTTTAGTGACTCCTTGGTTTGAAATCCTATGCATCTCAATCAACGCATCCCAATTGATATTCTTGTCAGCAAGGGGTCCGAATTCATCCTGAACTTCTCCGATCGAAGATTCCGGAGCTATGAAAGTTTCTGTTTTCGCAGTTGCATCTGAttgtctctccttttccagtaccCCCAGCTGCTGAAGAAACTCATTGAGATCAACGGTGGCTTCTCCTGGTCTTCTGCTGGTTTTCAGATGAAACTCGACATCTTTCTCCTTCTCTGGAACATTTTGTATTTTGGGTTTGTCACTCATGATGTGAGCCTCAGGTTTTGAATCACAGGAAGATGAATGACATGAACGCTCGGCTGCGCATTGTTATTATGTAAACACTGAAATTTTAACAACACTAATCCAACAGTTTAACATTTTATGAATCTTTTTTTGTGGAACTGATATTGATAGGGAAAACTAGAAAGTAAACGGTTCTGATCATCGTGCAACATTGCATAATAAGGACAACCAAAAAAACAGAATGAGAAAGTTCGATTAAATAGGTCAGTAGCATTTTTCCTCATTTTTCATAAGAATTATGGCAACAAGACAGTCTTGTGGCTTGTTGCATGCAGTTCTATTTACAGATTAACAACATCCCCAAAAAAGCATATCAGCACAGCGTAAATAACATCCAGGGCTGGCAATGACTAACTCCTACTTCCTCAACTCCGCCCATATTCCCCTTTGGCATGACAAAAATAATCTCCGTCATCCGTCAAACTCGGAGTAAGCACAAAATACCAAAACACATACCTACCTGCCACAAAACTGCCAAGACAAGCAACAAGTTGAACTCACAACTAACAGTAGAAAATGTAACTTACAGATCTGGAAACAGATATAAAATAAGCTATCAGATGGTCCTGTCAATGAACCGAGGTTTCTCATCTCTTCAAAAAATTTAATTCCATACTTGAGTTCAAACACATGGTCCCTCGTGATTGAAATTAGAACAGATCAGTTAACGTATGATTCTGGTAACCACATTTGTCATTAAGTTATGCAGTTGTATATCTTGATTCGTGACCAGAACAAATTTTGAGAAACCTTTTGCAATTTAAACCTGAGATGGATGTGGTTAGTACAGTTTCTCCAATCATTCCCCAATCTTGCTACGGACTGACCAAGTTCTCTGGCCAAAATGGTCCAAAGACTGGGTTCGGCTCCTTAAGAGCATGCTAATTTCTTCAAATTGGATCCTGAAAGAACACAATTTTCACTTCCCTTGATTTTCCTTAAAACATGATTTCGGTCAACAACTAAATATGTTTTGTTCCATTAATCATACATGATAACATCACGAAAGAGGGGGAAGGAAATGTTATGTTTTAATCAGTCACTTCAGTATATGTATCAGCTTGTCAGGAGGAATGGCTCCTGGCCGTATTCATATAATGTTTTCATAAGTTCTATATATGTTCTCTTTTATAGAAAGCATTAGAGCATTAAAACTAACCAGCTGTGTCAAACATGTCATCCACCACAACTGCGACTTTTTCCCTTCTCTTCATCCATCAAATTCATCATCTGTAAAATAGAAGGCATTTAAGATTAAGTAGGTACAAATATGTTTCTGAGTGGAACCAAAAAAGAGTAAAAAGTAAAATTGTGAAAGTCATCGCGACAATCAACTGAAATTTTTACGGGAAATACAAGAGTTTGGTCTGAGAAATATATAGGGCCACATTCATCATCACTTTTTCAGAATCCAGACACAGGAGTTGTGCCCAGAAATTTTATATAAACTCGCCAAGGTGGTGGGGGATTTGAAGGGCTGGGGAAAGATGGCTGACATGCTATTAAGCAATCATATTTTTAGGACAAAGGCTATATCAGGGATTCATAGCAATACAGGGGTTAGATCGAACGCAAGAGAAGGTTGAAGTTATCCCAAAGGGTAACATTTGAGATAAAATATGATAACACTGCAAATGAAGTGATGAAAGAGAGTAAGCGTTTAAAAAGGAGGGCTAGTTTTTAAGGTTGATTTCAATACAACTATTGATCTGAAATTCCTACATCATGCGTTTGGAAAGGAAAGATTCTGGAGGGCAGCATGGATCAACGGATATTTGAAATCAGTTTTTGATTAAGGAATGAGGTCTCTGATATCAATATCAAGTAG includes the following:
- the LOC126598606 gene encoding uncharacterized protein LOC126598606 codes for the protein MEGGKTKQKSPALTLQQFISTTAPLIDLEKEAEISASIITGSSRNLDTAQKKGSTILNLKCVDAQTGLMGKSLLEFQSTKADVLPPHKFSTHDVVVLKPNKADLGASALGQGVVYRLKDSSIIVAFDDVPEDGLNSPLRLEKLGNEVTYRRMKDALIQLSKGVQKGPASDLIPVLFGERTPTVSKKDVTFTPFNKNLDHSQRDAISKALSSKNVFLLHGPPGTGKTTTVVEIILQEVKRGSKILACAASNIAVDNIVERLARHKVKLVRLGHPARLLPQVLDSALDAQVLRGDNSSLANDIRKEMKALNGKLLRTKDKNTRREIQKELRTLSREERKRQQLAVTDVIKNADVILATLTGASSRKLDNTSFDLVIIDEAAQALEIACWMALLKGSRCILAGDHLQLPPTIQSAEAEKKGLGRTLFERLADIYGNEVMSMLTVQYRMHERIMDWSSKELYNSKIKAHSSVAGHMLLDLEDVKTTSSTEPTLLLIDTAGCDMEEKKDEEESTLNEGEADVAIAHAKRLVQSGVQASDIGIITPYAAQVVLLRMLRSNDDKLKDLEISTVDGFQGREKEAIIISMVRSNSKKEVGFLKDHRRMNVAVTRARRQCCLVCDTDTVTSDAFLKRLIEYFEEHGEYLSASEYSNE
- the LOC126598983 gene encoding dehydration-responsive element-binding protein 2F-like, encoding MRNLGSLTGPSDSLFYICFQISERSCHSSSCDSKPEAHIMSDKPKIQNVPEKEKDVEFHLKTSRRPGEATVDLNEFLQQLGVLEKERQSDATAKTETFIAPESSIGEVQDEFGPLADKNINWDALIEMHRISNQGVTKT